A portion of the Glycine max cultivar Williams 82 chromosome 10, Glycine_max_v4.0, whole genome shotgun sequence genome contains these proteins:
- the LOC100785045 gene encoding WD repeat-containing protein 48: MHRVGSVGNTNNSTRPRKEKRLTYVLNDSDDKRHCAGINCLSVLKSTTFDGSGYLFTGSRDGKLNRWALADDMPSCSATFESHVDWVNDVVLVGDNVLVSCSSDTTLKTWNALSTGTCTRTLRQHSDYVTCLAVAEKNSNVVASGGLGGEIFIWDIEAALASATKCNDPMDDDDNSNDINVSGNSLPMTSLHTISSSNSMSMHTTQSQGYNPIIAKGHKESVYALAMNEGGTLLVSGGTEKVLRIWDPRSGSKTLKLKGHTDNIRALLLDSTGRFCISGSSDSMIRLWDLGQQRCVHSYAVHTDSIWALASTSTFSHVYSGGRDSSLYLTDLQTRESVLLSTGENPILQLALHDDSIWVASTDSSVHRWPAEGRNPQKIFHRGNLSFSRARVSLEGSTLVPVYKQPTLTIPGIPSIVQHEVLNNRRHVLTKDTSGSVKLWEITKGVVVKDFGKVSFEEKKEELFEMVSNIPAWFTVDTRLGCLSVHLDTPQCFSGEMYSADLNIVGKPEDDKVNLAQETLKGLLANWLIKRKQRMGTPAPPYDNAELLSGSVTHSRTELDGSSETEIMVYPPFEFSDVSPPSIITEGTHGGPWRKKMSDLDGTEDEKDFPWWCLDSVLNNRLPSF; encoded by the exons ATGCATCGTGTTGGTAGTGTGGGGAACACAAACAATTCAACTCGCCCTCGGAAGGAGAAGAGATTAACGTATGTGTTGAATGATTCTGATGACAAAAGG CACTGTGCAGGCATAAATTGTTTGTCTGTTCTTAAGTCTACTACATTTGATGGATCTGGTTATCTCTTCACTGGAAGTCGTGATGGGAAGTTAAATCGGTGGGCACTAGCTGATGACATGCCATCATGCTCTGCTACCTTTGAATCTCATGTGGACTGG gtTAATGATGTTGTTCTTGTTGGTGATAATGTTCTTGTTTCGTGTTCTTCAGATACAACCCTTAAG ACATGGAATGCTTTGTCCACAGGAACATGTACTAGGACACTCCGTCAACACTCAGATTATGTTACTTGCCTTGCTGTGgcagaaaaaaat AGCAATGTGGTTGCCTCTGGTGGCCTTGGCGGGGAGATTTTTATATGGGATATTGAAGCTGCACTAGCTTCAGCTACAAAATGCAATGATCCAatggatgatgatgataattcaAATGATATCAATGTTTCTGGAAACTCATTACCAATGACAAGCTTACATACCATCAGCTCAAGTAACAGTATGTCTATGCACACTACTCAATCTCAAGGATACAATCCAATTATTGCCAAAGGCCATAAGGAATCTGTTTATGCATTGGCAATGAATGAAGGTGGAACACTTCTTGTCTCCGGTGGTACAGAAAAG gttTTGCGTATTTGGGATCCGAGATCTGGATCAAAGACTTTGAAGCTAAAAGGGCATACAGATAACATCAGGGCTTTACTTCTGGATTCTACTGGCAG GTTTTGTATATCAGGATCTTCAGACTCTATGATAAG GCTTTGGGATCTTGGTCAGCAACGCTGTGTGCATTCTTATGCAGTTCATACAGATTCTATTTGGGCTCTTGCAAGCACTTCAACATTTAGTCATGTTTATAGTGGTGGTAGAGACTCTTCT ttatACTTGACAGACTTGCAAACAAGAGAGAGTGTTTTGCTTTCAACCGGGGAAAATCCTATTCTTCAATTGGCTTTGCATGACGATAGCATTTGGGTTGCATCAACAGACTCTTCAGTGCACAGATGGCCTGCTGAAGGACGCAACCCTCAAAAGATTTTCCATAGAGGCAATTTGTCCTTTTCCAGAGCAAGGGTGTCACTAGAAGGATCTACCCTT GTTCCTGTATATAAACAACCAACTTTAACTATTCCTGGCATCCCTTCAATTGTACAACATGAAGTTTTGAATAATAGGAGGCATGTCCTGACAAAG GATACTTCTGGTTCAGTAAAGTTGTGGGAAATTACGAAAGGTGTTGTAGTTAAAGATTTTGGAAAG GTTTCATTTgaggagaagaaagaagagttgTTTGAGATG GTTAGCAATATTCCAGCATGGTTCACAGTGGATACTAGACTTGGATGTTTGTCTGTACATTTGGACACTCCTCAATGTTTTTCTGGTGAGATGTATTCTGCAGATCTTAACATTGTAGGCAAGCCTGAAGATGATAAG GTTAACTTGGCTCAAGAAACACTGAAAGGGCTCTTGGctaattggttgataaaaagaaagcaaagaatGGGAACTCCAGCCCCTCCATATGATAATGCGGAGTTACTATCTGGAAGTGTTACACATTCAAGAACTGAGCTTGATGGAAGTTCTGAGACTGAGATAATGGTTTATCCTCCATTCGAATTCTCAGATGTTTCCCCTCCTTCCATTATTACCGAGGGAACCCATGGAGGTCcgtggagaaaaaaaatgtctgATTTAGATGGAACTGAGGATGAAAAAGACTTCCCCTGGTGGTGTTTGGACTCTGTATTGAATAATCGGTTACCTAGCTTCTAG
- the LOC100784520 gene encoding uncharacterized protein yields MAQYGYAYRSAQISTYNTSNVRNIETGAKPFAPYVPKFSNGNGYSDGIVTKKKIIPVASRPYYEDESDNDHDDDEGKHPHQTSPRKFDDFLTKVHNEANRSPPRSSGHVTSPDWRHSSQPKPYNGGYADYGTNKPIGGANKHDGPGYGNNKEGNKPLYGGNTKNFDNHDGYTSPAKKNNFDHAYDGYNKNGPKPKPMSKPTGSPVYNSSYGGDYGAPKPINHDGYTSPYDHDYDSYGDYYNKDGSKPTVSPVYNSGYGGDYNNIEGPKPKPKPTGSPVYNSGYGDNYDNYNNGEGGKPKPKPTGISVNKNGYGGGYGSGSASPTRHGNYDHEGDYGNYHNKHGGSKPASGWSDSPRKGIQLTKATNNIDEAMELLMKEAAKLREYENKAHQNGPGQFGSRPAPPPASTCDRTMNPVRQRFNFGDGGKRPDYDYDKRRGYGVMNHKEAEKKFNGVTLDHN; encoded by the coding sequence ATGGCTCAGTATGGTTACGCATACCGAAGCGCTCAAATATCCACCTACAACACTAGCAATGTGAGAAACATTGAAACTGGTGCAAAGCCATTTGCTCCCTACGTCCCCAAATTTAGTAACGGTAATGGTTACTCAGACGGGATCGTtaccaagaaaaaaataattccagTTGCTAGCAGGCCTTATTATGAGGACGAGAGTGACAACGACCATGATGACGATGAAGGGAAGCATCCACATCAAACAAGCCCACGTAAATTTGATGACTTCCTCACCAAGGTGCACAATGAAGCTAACCGTAGTCCACCAAGGTCCTCCGGTCACGTGACTTCACCTGATTGGCGCCACTCCTCGCAGCCAAAACCTTACAATGGCGGCTATGCTGACTACGGAACCAACAAGCCAATTGGAGGTGCCAATAAACATGATGGTCCTGGTTATGGCAACAACAAGGAAGGGAACAAGCCTTTATATGGAGGTAACACTAAGAATTTTGATAACCATGATGGTTATACAAGTCCTGCCAAGAAGAACAACTTTGATCATGCTTATGATGGATACAACAAAAATGGCCCCAAGCCCAAGCCCATGTCCAAGCCCACCGGCAGTCCCGTTTATAATAGTAGTTATGGTGGTGACTATGGTGCACCCAAGCCAATTAACCATGACGGTTATACAAGTCCCTATGATCATGATTATGATAGCTATGGGGACTACTACAACAAAGATGGGTCCAAGCCCACTGTCAGTCCTGTTTATAATAGTGGATATGGTGGTGACTACAACAACATAGAAGGGCCAAAGCCCAAGCCCAAGCCCACTGGCAGTCCCGTTTATAATAGTGGATATGGTGACAACTATGATAACTACAACAACGGAGAAGGgggcaagcccaagcccaagccCACAGGTATTTCCGTTAATAAAAATGGATATGGTGGGGGCTATGGTAGTGGAAGTGCAAGTCCAACTCGACATGGCAACTATGATCATGAGGGTGACTACGGCAACTACCACAACAAGCACGGTGGATCAAAACCCGCTTCAGGCTGGAGTGATTCACCAAGAAAAGGGATCCAACTAACCAAGGCAACGAATAATATCGACGAGGCCATGGAGTTGTTGATGAAAGAAGCTGCAAAATTGCGTGAATATGAGAACAAGGCCCATCAAAATGGGCCAGGCCAGTTTGGGAGCAGGCCCGCGCCACCACCAGCAAGCACATGTGACAGGACCATGAATCCGGTGCGACAACGCTTCAATTTCGGTGATGGGGGGAAACGTCCTGATTATGATTATGACAAGAGACGGGGCTATGGAGTCATGAATCATAAGGAGGCTGAGAAGAAGTTTAATGGCGTCACCCTCGATCATAATTAA
- the LOC100817289 gene encoding probable serine/threonine-protein kinase At1g54610, with protein MGCVISREVSSGIVSEVKEEKNLSVGSNKKVDEASTSGAEENAVVAQNGEKEKEENGGGDDRVRRPKGERRRSKPNPRLSNPPKHLQGEQVAAGWPPWLTAVCGEALSGWIPRKADTFEKIDKIGQGTYSNVYKAKDTLTGKIVALKKVRFDNLEPESVKFMAREILILRRLDHPNVIKLEGLVTSRMSLSLYLVFDYMVHDLAGLAASPDIKFTEPQVKCYIHQLLSGLEHCHSRNVLHRDIKGSNLLIDNEGILKIADFGLASFFDPNRRQPMTNRVVTLWYRPLELLLGATEYGAAIDLWSVGCILGELLAGKPILPGRTEVEQLHKIYKLCGSPSDEYWKKSKMPNATLFKPRHPYKRCITETFKDFPPSALPLIDTLLAIDPAERKSATDALRSEFFTTEPYACDPSSLPKYPPTKEMDAKRRDDEARRSRAAGKAHVDGAKKHRTRDRAAKAAPAPEGNAELQSNIDRRRLITHANAKSKSEKFPPPHEDGQLGFPLGSSNHIDPDIVPSDVSFGSTSYTFSKEPFQAWSGPIGNTASISVTKRKKHTAGDALDLSKPYKGALKDKVKGKKIIA; from the exons ATGGGGTGTGTGATTAGCCGAGAAGTGTCATCGGGAATAGTCTCCGAGGTGAAGGAGGAGAAGAATTTGAGTGTTGGGTCCAACAAGAAAGTTGATGAAGCGTCCACAAGCGGAGCTGAGGAGAACGCGGTAGTGGCTCAGAATGgtgagaaggagaaggaagagaatggTGGCGGTGATGATCGTGTTCGGCGGCCGAAGGGTGAAAGAAGAAGATCAAAGCCAAATCCAAGGTTAAGTAATCCACCAAAGCATTTGCAGGGGGAGCAAGTAGCAGCTGGCTGGCCACCTTGGCTAACAGCAGTGTGTGGGGAAGCACTTAGTGGGTGGATTCCCCGAAAGGCTGACACCTTTGAGAAAATTGATAAG ATTGGTCAAGGAACTTATAGTAATGTATACAAAGCTAAAGACACATTGACGGGTAAGATTGTTGCACTGAAGAAGGTTCGGTTTGACAATTTGGAACCTGAGAGTGTTAAATTCATGGCCAGAGAGATTCTTATTTTGCGAAGATTGGATCATCCCAACGTTATAAAGCTAGAAGGTTTAGTTACATCCAGAATGTCCTTGAGTTTGTACCTGGTGTTTGATTACATGGTGCATGATTTAGCTGGACTTGCTGCAAGCCCTGACATCAAGTTTACAGAGCCTCAG GTTAAATGTTACATACATCAACTGCTATCAGGACTTGAGCACTGTCATAGTCGAAACGTACTTCACCGTGATATTAAAGGATCAAACCTTCTTATTGACAATGAAGGAATACTTAAAATTGCTGACTTCGGACTTGCATCTTTCTTTGATCCAAATCGCCGGCAACCCATGACTAATCGTGTGGTTACCCTTTGGTACCGACCTCTTGAGTTGCTTCTTGGTGCCACAGAATATGGTGCGGCCATCGACCTTTGGAGTGTTGGTTGCATTTTAGGAGAGTTATTGGCTGGGAAACCTATTTTGCCTGGTCGTACAGAG GTGGAACAACTGCATAAGATATACAAACTTTGTGGTTCGCCTTCTGATGAGTATTGGAAGAAGTCAAAGATGCCTAATGCTACTTTGTTTAAACCTCGACATCCATACAAGAGATGCATAACAGAGACATTTAAAGATTTTCCACCTTCAGCACTGCCCCTTATTGACACTCTTCTTGCAATTGATCCTGCAGAACGGAAGAGTGCCACAGATGCTCTAAGAAGTGAG TTCTTTACCACAGAACCTTATGCTTGTGATCCTTCTAGTCTTCCAAAATATCCCCCAACCAAGGAAATGGATGCTAAACGACGGGATGATGAAGCAAGGAG ATCAAGAGCTGCTGGCAAAGCTCACGTTGATGGTGCAAAGAAGCATCGTACGCGTGATCGCGCTGCAAAAGCTGCTCCTGCTCCTGAAGGCAATGCTGAGCTTCAATCCAACATTGAT AGAAGGCGTTTAATCACTCATGCAAATGCTAAGAGCAAGAGTGAAAAGTTCCCTCCACCACATGAAGATGGACAGCTTGGCTTTCCTTTGGGATCTTCTAATCATATTGATCCAGATATTGTTCCTTCTGATGTTTCTTTCGGTTCAACCTCATACACCTTTTCAAAGGAACCATTCCAAGCTTGGTCAGGTCCCATTGGTAATACTGCTAGCATTAGTGTCACAAAGCGGAAGAAACACACTGCAGGTGATGCACTGGATTTATCAAAACCATATAAAGGTGCCCTCAAGGATAAGgttaaaggaaagaaaatcatAGCTTAG